The Alphaproteobacteria bacterium genome includes a region encoding these proteins:
- a CDS encoding 30S ribosomal protein S18, with protein sequence MRKNNLNAKTRSCPLEGVGADLINYKNIKLLEQFVSERGKILPSRITGVHAKKQRALKKEIKRARALALLPYEYI encoded by the coding sequence ATGAGAAAAAACAATCTTAATGCAAAGACTAGATCATGTCCTTTAGAGGGTGTTGGAGCAGATTTGATAAATTACAAAAACATTAAATTGTTAGAGCAATTTGTGTCTGAGAGAGGTAAAATTTTACCTAGTAGAATAACAGGTGTTCATGCTAAGAAGCAAAGAGCTCTGAAAAAAGAGATTAAAAGAGCAAGAGCTTTAGCTTTGTTGCCTTACGAGTATATTTAA
- the rplI gene encoding 50S ribosomal protein L9 translates to MEIILVEKVEKLGDIGDIVKVKSGYGRNFLLRQNKALRATEDNKKVFEAQKKEILARNETVKVDAKKIFDKINNKQVVVLTQASDEGRLFGSIMPKDIAIKLSADNEIEVKKSQIVLAESIRKVGIYPAKVRIHADYLATVNVNIARSEKEAESNLVEQKGETEQISEENIAESSQDIVA, encoded by the coding sequence ATGGAAATTATTTTAGTAGAAAAAGTAGAAAAGCTAGGCGATATAGGAGATATAGTTAAAGTTAAAAGTGGCTATGGAAGAAACTTTTTGCTTAGACAGAATAAAGCTTTGAGAGCTACAGAAGATAATAAGAAAGTTTTTGAAGCTCAGAAAAAAGAGATCTTAGCTAGAAATGAGACTGTTAAAGTGGATGCTAAAAAGATATTTGACAAAATAAATAACAAGCAAGTTGTAGTATTAACGCAAGCAAGTGATGAAGGTAGATTGTTTGGATCTATCATGCCTAAAGATATTGCTATAAAATTATCAGCTGATAATGAGATAGAAGTTAAAAAAAGCCAAATAGTTTTAGCTGAATCTATAAGAAAAGTTGGTATATACCCCGCTAAAGTCAGAATACACGCAGATTACCTAGCTACTGTTAATGTTAATATAGCTAGAAGTGAAAAAGAAGCTGAATCCAATTTAGTTGAGCAAAAAGGCGAGACAGAGCAAATTTCTGAGGAAAATATAGCTGAATCTAGTCAAGATATAGTAGCGTAA
- the nuoL gene encoding NADH-quinone oxidoreductase subunit L, whose translation MIYVKLAIFLPLFSALLSAVFALRDNKKTLNLLSSILVAIAALASLELFKEIIIDKGFYDIQLLEWIRVGDFSVDWGIKLDQLSVTMIVVVNLVSAIVHFYSLGYMSDQKRVNRFMSYLSLFTFFMLVLVTSSNLIQLFVGWEGVGLCSYLLIGYWYKKESANVAAFKAFIVNRVGDFAFLIGLMGIYILFGSFYFDDILPNVLAHKDTTFSIFNFQVNYIDFICVMLFIGCMGKSAQLGLHVWLPDAMEGPTPVSALIHAATMVTAGIFLVVRCSALFELSEIALQMMTIIGALTCIFAATIAITQNDIKKVIAYSTCSQLGYMFFACGVSAYAAGMFHLVTHAFFKALLFLCAGNIIVAAAHEQDLRKMGGLWKKIPATYLLVWIGSLAIAGIPPFSGYFSKDMILEVAYMADSKYGLFAFILGLTAAFLTSCYSWRLLYLVFHGESKVKHFHKVPQIMTMPLYILALGAIFVGYYGYNFFHVVSENSEYWGDTITVMAEPNILALAHDIPPLIKYLPLIISLLGIIFATIFYKYKKELPRATVNNFYKIYKLFLNKWYFDEIYQKYIIRPFVIIAGCFYKIFDQKIIDGSGPNGAAFVARKLSKIVSLSQTGHVYHYAFSFVLGIITLLTWLIFKNI comes from the coding sequence ATGATTTACGTAAAATTAGCAATTTTTTTACCCTTATTTTCTGCATTATTATCTGCAGTTTTTGCTTTAAGAGATAATAAAAAAACTTTAAATTTATTAAGTAGCATTTTAGTTGCTATAGCAGCTCTAGCTTCGCTTGAGTTGTTTAAAGAAATTATCATAGATAAAGGCTTTTATGATATTCAGCTCTTAGAGTGGATAAGAGTCGGTGATTTCTCTGTTGATTGGGGAATAAAGCTAGATCAGCTATCAGTAACTATGATAGTGGTAGTAAATTTAGTATCTGCGATTGTACATTTTTATTCGCTTGGCTACATGTCAGATCAAAAAAGAGTAAATAGGTTTATGTCCTATTTGTCATTATTTACTTTTTTTATGCTAGTTTTAGTAACATCATCAAATTTAATACAGCTTTTCGTTGGCTGGGAAGGGGTTGGTTTATGTTCATATCTTTTGATTGGCTATTGGTATAAAAAGGAGTCAGCCAATGTCGCCGCATTTAAAGCTTTTATTGTAAATAGAGTAGGTGATTTTGCCTTTTTAATTGGTTTGATGGGTATTTATATATTATTTGGTTCATTTTATTTCGATGATATATTACCAAATGTATTAGCACATAAAGACACCACATTTAGTATCTTTAATTTTCAAGTGAATTACATAGATTTTATTTGCGTTATGTTATTTATTGGTTGTATGGGTAAATCAGCTCAGCTAGGTTTGCATGTTTGGCTACCAGATGCGATGGAGGGCCCAACTCCTGTATCGGCATTAATACATGCAGCTACTATGGTAACAGCAGGAATATTTCTAGTGGTTAGATGTTCAGCTTTATTTGAATTATCAGAAATAGCGCTTCAAATGATGACCATAATTGGTGCATTAACTTGTATATTTGCGGCAACTATTGCAATTACACAAAATGATATCAAAAAAGTTATAGCTTATTCAACTTGTTCACAATTAGGCTATATGTTTTTTGCATGTGGTGTATCTGCATATGCAGCAGGAATGTTTCACTTAGTTACACATGCTTTTTTTAAAGCTTTATTATTTTTATGTGCTGGAAACATAATTGTAGCTGCCGCACATGAACAAGATTTAAGGAAGATGGGCGGTTTGTGGAAAAAAATCCCAGCTACTTACTTGTTGGTATGGATAGGCTCTTTGGCAATAGCAGGTATCCCTCCATTTTCTGGTTATTTCTCTAAAGATATGATTTTAGAAGTAGCTTACATGGCTGATAGTAAATATGGTTTATTTGCCTTTATTTTAGGCCTTACAGCAGCTTTTTTAACTTCTTGTTATTCTTGGAGATTATTATATTTAGTTTTTCACGGGGAATCAAAAGTTAAGCATTTTCATAAAGTTCCACAAATAATGACAATGCCACTATATATATTGGCTTTGGGGGCTATTTTTGTTGGTTATTATGGTTACAACTTTTTTCATGTAGTAAGTGAGAATAGTGAATATTGGGGTGACACTATTACAGTAATGGCTGAGCCTAATATTTTAGCCCTAGCGCATGACATACCTCCTTTGATTAAATATTTGCCATTAATCATATCATTGTTGGGCATTATATTTGCAACCATTTTTTACAAATATAAAAAAGAGTTACCAAGAGCGACAGTTAATAACTTTTATAAGATCTACAAATTATTTCTAAATAAATGGTATTTTGATGAAATTTATCAAAAATATATCATTAGACCTTTTGTGATAATAGCTGGCTGTTTTTATAAAATATTTGATCAAAAAATTATAGATGGCTCAGGCCCAAATGGAGCCGCTTTTGTTGCGAGAAAATTATCAAAAATTGTTAGCCTGTCTCAAACTGGTCATGTTTATCATTATGCATTTTCCTTTGTTTTAGGAATTATCACTTTACTCACTTGGCTAATATTTAAGAATATATAA
- the rpsF gene encoding 30S ribosomal protein S6, which yields MALYESTFIANQELTSKQVDDLAQNFIDFLKHAGGKLIKQEYWGVRNFAYTIKKQKKGHYVMLCIEAEPEALESLNKKISTREEVLKLINFKVDAFSANTSNLAKTDED from the coding sequence ATGGCTTTATACGAGTCTACATTTATAGCAAACCAAGAGCTAACATCTAAACAAGTAGATGATCTTGCTCAAAATTTCATTGATTTTCTTAAGCACGCGGGAGGAAAGTTAATTAAGCAAGAATATTGGGGAGTTCGCAACTTTGCATATACAATTAAAAAGCAGAAGAAGGGTCACTATGTAATGCTTTGTATTGAAGCTGAGCCCGAAGCTTTGGAATCTCTAAATAAAAAGATTTCTACTAGAGAGGAAGTTTTGAAGCTAATAAATTTTAAAGTTGATGCTTTTTCAGCAAACACTTCTAACCTCGCTAAAACAGACGAAGATTAA
- a CDS encoding NADH-quinone oxidoreductase subunit N — protein sequence MINNLLKIPFIQYSVFTEIFLIISSLALLVFGVCKGDKETKKIAILATTILLVAIFAVLYSNNAINNPFVEYYRVDIFTTVIKLLIISSAIISLLLYIGHLNYNTHNSRFEYGIIILLSVIGMLVLVSAKDFLTLYMGIELQSLALYILAALNKGNLKSTEAGFKYFVLGALSSAILLYGISLIYGFTGSLSFQVIAANLLEIGTGHLGIIVALVLIVIALCFKVSAVPFHMWTPDVYEGSPTPVTTFLATTPKIAAFTILFRVLSEAFPLYYVDWSNILALVAVASLVVGSLGAIIQQNFKRLLAFSSINHVGFLLLGILVNNNLGMQAVLIYIFIYVSLVFGAFAFLMIVKQAHHTVDSADKRSLENINSFAGLAKAMPLSAIGMVIILLSMSGLPPFAGFFGKFSIFQAALDSPFYFIAIIAAISAVISAFYYIKIIKIMFFDDLTDNYNKKATFLTKLIFTIMVLFNFLFFIKADFIFKLTDNVVEYLF from the coding sequence ATGATAAATAATTTACTTAAAATTCCTTTCATACAATATTCAGTATTTACTGAGATTTTTTTAATCATATCAAGTTTGGCATTATTAGTTTTTGGTGTATGTAAAGGCGATAAAGAAACTAAGAAAATAGCTATTTTAGCAACCACTATATTGTTGGTCGCAATTTTTGCAGTCTTATATTCAAATAACGCAATAAATAACCCTTTTGTAGAATATTACCGCGTTGATATTTTTACCACGGTGATAAAATTGTTAATTATAAGTTCGGCAATTATTTCATTATTACTATATATTGGCCATTTAAACTATAACACACATAATTCTCGTTTTGAATATGGCATTATAATTCTGCTCTCTGTAATTGGAATGTTGGTTTTGGTATCAGCTAAAGATTTCCTTACCTTATATATGGGTATAGAACTGCAAAGTTTGGCTCTATATATATTAGCTGCTTTAAATAAAGGGAATTTAAAGTCAACAGAAGCTGGTTTTAAATATTTTGTTTTAGGTGCATTAAGCTCAGCTATATTATTATACGGCATTAGTTTAATTTACGGCTTCACAGGCTCATTATCTTTTCAAGTTATTGCTGCTAATTTGTTAGAAATTGGTACGGGACATCTAGGAATAATAGTTGCTTTAGTGCTTATTGTGATAGCGCTATGTTTTAAAGTTTCAGCGGTACCATTTCACATGTGGACACCTGATGTCTATGAGGGCTCACCAACTCCAGTTACTACATTTCTTGCGACCACACCAAAAATAGCGGCCTTTACAATATTGTTCAGGGTGTTATCTGAAGCTTTTCCATTATATTATGTTGACTGGTCTAATATTTTGGCATTAGTTGCCGTAGCTTCGTTAGTTGTGGGCTCTCTTGGTGCAATTATTCAGCAGAATTTTAAAAGATTACTAGCTTTTAGCTCAATAAACCATGTAGGATTTTTATTGCTTGGCATATTGGTCAATAATAATTTAGGCATGCAGGCTGTGTTAATTTATATATTTATTTATGTGAGTTTAGTGTTTGGTGCTTTTGCATTTTTGATGATAGTAAAGCAAGCGCATCACACAGTGGATAGTGCTGATAAAAGATCTTTAGAAAATATTAACTCTTTTGCAGGCCTCGCAAAAGCTATGCCTTTATCAGCTATAGGTATGGTGATAATATTATTGTCAATGTCGGGTTTACCGCCATTTGCTGGTTTCTTTGGCAAATTTTCAATTTTCCAGGCGGCATTAGATAGCCCTTTTTACTTTATTGCAATTATAGCTGCCATTTCTGCAGTTATAAGTGCTTTTTATTATATTAAAATTATCAAAATAATGTTTTTTGATGATTTAACCGACAATTACAATAAGAAAGCAACTTTTCTAACCAAGTTAATATTTACAATTATGGTGTTGTTTAACTTTTTATTTTTTATTAAGGCAGATTTTATATTTAAATTAACAGATAATGTGGTTGAGTATTTATTTTAA
- a CDS encoding biotin--[acetyl-CoA-carboxylase] ligase: protein MKPIFDPLNPNVIIFDCLDSTSSEADRMIKSGYADHGLIIWAREQQSGHGRYGRKWISRDGNLTFSVIINNDSKVKNLAIYPFLTALAIKDALLELNKSLEINFKWPNDILLHDKKIAGILYESKISGDEVNFLVCGIGLNITSSPSEINTASSLHEENIYNITADQIIFRIIQNMDKYFKLLEKNNAETKIYNLWLENAYKLGEELVVISGNDKMKGKFETIEDGNLILLDHNERHVISTGDVFFSDDDKIITAASNMEFTNVTFLNINKNKKK from the coding sequence ATGAAACCAATATTTGATCCTTTAAATCCAAATGTAATTATTTTTGACTGTTTAGACTCTACTTCTAGCGAAGCAGACCGTATGATTAAGTCGGGTTATGCAGATCATGGTTTAATTATTTGGGCAAGAGAGCAGCAATCTGGCCATGGTAGATATGGTAGGAAGTGGATTTCTAGAGATGGTAATTTGACTTTCTCTGTGATTATAAATAATGATAGCAAAGTTAAGAACCTAGCTATTTATCCTTTTTTAACAGCTTTAGCTATTAAGGATGCTTTGTTAGAGTTAAATAAATCCTTAGAAATAAACTTTAAATGGCCTAATGATATTCTGCTACATGATAAAAAAATAGCAGGGATATTATATGAGTCAAAAATATCTGGTGATGAAGTAAATTTTCTTGTTTGTGGTATTGGTTTAAATATAACATCTTCACCAAGTGAAATTAATACGGCTTCATCTTTGCATGAAGAAAATATATATAACATTACAGCAGATCAAATAATTTTTAGAATTATCCAAAATATGGATAAATATTTTAAATTATTAGAAAAAAATAATGCAGAAACAAAAATTTATAATTTATGGCTAGAAAATGCTTATAAATTAGGTGAGGAGCTTGTTGTTATTTCTGGTAATGACAAAATGAAAGGTAAGTTTGAGACTATTGAAGATGGGAACTTAATTTTGCTTGATCATAATGAGCGTCATGTTATTTCCACTGGCGATGTTTTTTTCTCTGATGATGATAAAATTATTACGGCTGCAAGTAATATGGAATTTACCAATGTCACTTTTTTGAATATCAATAAAAATAAGAAAAAATAA
- the nuoK gene encoding NADH-quinone oxidoreductase subunit NuoK: MELLTYQDIPINYYIIVSISIFVIGIIGMLLNRKTIINFLMSLELVLLAANINFVAFSAHIGDLLGQIFVMFILTVAAAEVAIGIAILIVYFREKGNIDAEEINLLKG, translated from the coding sequence ATGGAGTTACTGACATATCAAGACATACCAATTAATTATTACATCATTGTTTCAATTTCTATTTTTGTAATAGGGATAATCGGGATGTTATTAAATCGTAAAACAATTATTAACTTTCTAATGTCATTAGAGTTAGTATTGCTTGCGGCAAATATAAATTTTGTAGCATTCTCCGCACATATAGGAGATTTATTAGGGCAAATATTTGTAATGTTTATTTTGACTGTAGCAGCTGCAGAAGTAGCAATAGGTATTGCTATATTGATTGTTTATTTCCGTGAAAAAGGAAATATCGATGCAGAAGAAATTAATTTATTAAAGGGTTAA
- a CDS encoding type III pantothenate kinase yields the protein MLLAIDIGNSNTVLGFYRNDKIIYSHRFVTKTKITTDELKAKFFNILNFCEIKKEVVEAVLIASVVPNLNQVYNLLGTDYFNSEVFFVRDFNKNFPLKIKVDNVLEVGDDRLVNALAAYDRFKNNLIIIDFGTAITFDVVTKLDGYLGGLIFPGVNLALEYFPSATAKLPKIELEFPKQVTGSNTISAMQSGVTYGYLMMIEGIVKKICAEHNCAFKIIATGGMGEVFYSNSEIIEYYDADLTLDGLNKLYKKIK from the coding sequence ATGTTATTAGCAATTGATATCGGTAATAGCAACACTGTATTAGGATTTTACAGAAATGATAAAATTATTTACAGTCACCGTTTTGTTACTAAAACTAAAATTACCACGGATGAATTAAAGGCTAAATTTTTTAATATTTTAAATTTCTGTGAAATAAAAAAAGAAGTAGTTGAAGCTGTATTAATAGCAAGTGTGGTCCCTAATTTAAATCAAGTATATAACTTATTGGGAACTGACTATTTTAATAGTGAAGTATTTTTTGTGCGCGATTTTAATAAGAATTTTCCTTTAAAAATCAAGGTTGATAATGTGTTGGAGGTAGGTGATGATAGGCTTGTAAATGCGCTGGCTGCGTATGACCGTTTTAAAAATAATTTAATTATTATAGATTTTGGCACTGCTATCACTTTTGATGTAGTTACGAAGTTAGATGGTTATTTAGGTGGGTTAATTTTTCCTGGTGTAAATTTAGCTTTGGAATATTTTCCAAGTGCAACAGCAAAATTACCTAAAATAGAATTAGAGTTTCCGAAGCAAGTAACAGGCAGCAACACTATAAGCGCCATGCAAAGTGGCGTTACTTATGGCTATTTGATGATGATAGAGGGTATTGTTAAAAAAATATGTGCTGAGCATAATTGTGCTTTCAAAATTATAGCAACAGGTGGTATGGGTGAAGTTTTTTATAGCAACTCTGAGATAATAGAGTATTATGATGCTGACCTGACTTTAGATGGTCTAAACAAATTATATAAGAAAATAAAGTGA
- a CDS encoding NADH-quinone oxidoreductase subunit M, translated as MINYPFLSTLILLPLIGALFIFLFIRDDSNFSVQNMTIMAFWTTILNFIISVVILAKYDFSASGFQFTESHIWISKYDIGYRLGIDGISLLMIVLTTALMPICILCSKNAIKKRHKEYFICFLLLESFIIGTFASTDLLLFYIFFEVILIPMYLIIGIWGGKNRIYAAYKFFLYTLFGSILFLLAIIVIVIKAQTTDIVELYKLAPVIFSFDVAKYLWLALFIAFAVKVPMWPFHTWLPDAHVQAPTAGSVILAAVLLKIGAYGLLRFSLPMFPEASYYFKDFVIILSLIAIIYTSIVAFIQTDIKKLVAYSSVAHMGYVTLGIFTFTEQGLVGAVFQMVSHGIISGALFISIGVIYNRLNTRNISEIGGLASVMPHYSFLFIIFMLGSVALPATSGFVGEFLILLAAYQSSPEVMIFAAVGVILGAIYMLWLAKQLIMGEPLNKKILELKDLNVTEGLTLLPLAILVIYFGIQPAPIINMIELNLTDLLSNINSVVGK; from the coding sequence ATTATAAATTATCCTTTTTTAAGCACATTAATATTGTTACCTTTAATAGGTGCGTTATTTATTTTTCTATTCATTAGAGATGACTCTAATTTTTCTGTCCAAAATATGACCATTATGGCATTTTGGACTACTATTTTAAACTTTATTATTTCTGTAGTAATATTAGCAAAATATGATTTTTCAGCGTCAGGATTTCAATTTACTGAAAGTCATATATGGATATCTAAATATGATATAGGTTATCGACTTGGTATAGATGGTATATCATTATTGATGATAGTTTTAACTACGGCCTTGATGCCAATTTGTATTTTATGCAGCAAGAATGCTATTAAAAAAAGACATAAAGAATATTTTATCTGCTTTTTGCTTTTAGAAAGTTTTATAATTGGAACTTTTGCTAGTACTGATTTGCTTCTATTTTATATCTTTTTTGAAGTAATATTAATTCCTATGTACTTAATAATTGGTATTTGGGGTGGGAAAAACAGAATATATGCTGCGTATAAATTTTTTCTGTACACATTATTTGGTTCAATTTTGTTTTTACTAGCAATTATAGTAATTGTGATTAAAGCACAAACTACAGACATAGTTGAGCTATATAAGTTAGCACCAGTAATTTTTAGTTTTGATGTGGCAAAATATCTATGGCTTGCGCTGTTTATTGCTTTCGCTGTAAAGGTGCCAATGTGGCCATTTCATACTTGGCTTCCAGACGCGCACGTACAAGCACCAACGGCTGGCTCAGTTATATTAGCTGCGGTATTGTTAAAAATAGGTGCTTATGGTTTACTTAGATTCTCCTTGCCAATGTTTCCTGAGGCAAGTTATTATTTTAAAGATTTTGTTATTATTTTAAGCTTAATTGCAATTATTTATACGTCTATTGTAGCTTTTATACAAACGGACATAAAAAAACTAGTGGCTTATTCATCTGTTGCACATATGGGCTATGTGACCTTGGGTATATTTACTTTTACAGAGCAGGGCTTAGTGGGTGCAGTATTTCAAATGGTAAGTCATGGTATCATTTCCGGTGCCTTGTTTATTTCAATAGGTGTCATTTATAATCGCTTAAATACTAGAAATATTTCAGAGATTGGAGGTCTTGCAAGTGTAATGCCACATTATAGTTTCTTATTTATTATCTTTATGCTGGGCTCTGTGGCGTTGCCAGCAACTAGTGGTTTTGTAGGTGAGTTTTTAATTTTACTTGCGGCATATCAGTCTAGTCCAGAAGTTATGATATTTGCGGCAGTAGGGGTAATATTAGGAGCTATTTATATGTTGTGGCTTGCAAAGCAGCTAATTATGGGGGAGCCTTTAAATAAAAAAATATTGGAGTTAAAAGATCTTAACGTCACTGAAGGATTAACTTTATTACCACTTGCAATTTTGGTTATATATTTTGGTATTCAGCCAGCACCAATCATAAATATGATAGAGTTAAATTTAACAGATCTTCTTAGTAATATTAATTCAGTAGTAGGTAAATAA
- a CDS encoding ribonuclease J produces the protein MTINFSKYKDKFIFVPLGGAKEIGMNLNLYHYQGKWIIIDMGIGFYNEIAGIDVVVPDISFLQEIKKDILAIIITHAHEDHLGAVQYLWEEVKLPIYTSKFTGAFLIEKLKEYKLDKVVPIKIEEARKPFKIGPFDIELFEINHSVPEMNAAIISTPEGNVFHTGDWKFDNNPVIGKADDYSEIAKVGKMGISAMVCDSTNVFSEGSCGSEGDLQKSVIDIVKQQNNLVVVATFASNLSRVITIIKAAQVAKRKIVICGRALERIIKIGADLGYIKDMSDFIDRSQIKSHPRNKLLIMATGCQGEDRAAIRRIAHDIYPNVRLQKNDTVIFSSKIIPGNELKIGKVLNQLAKKQIHILTEKDHFVHVSGHPYRDDLKKMYELVKPQTAIPVHGEIMHINEHANFAENMGVKNILRVTNGSVVILDKKSPQIIGEVKTGYLGVDGNSLLDINSSVFKQRNHIASNGIVIVNIQISKSGKLLEKPIIRGPGLFHNDLDVDIIHYLTDRLANNLTKNLPAYIRKDKKGKNIIIKENAIIADVVTDLKKLLAQSINKKPAIEVFVSSF, from the coding sequence GTGACGATAAATTTTAGCAAATATAAAGATAAATTCATTTTTGTTCCATTAGGAGGCGCAAAAGAGATTGGTATGAATCTTAACCTTTATCACTATCAAGGAAAGTGGATTATTATTGATATGGGTATTGGCTTTTATAATGAAATAGCTGGTATTGATGTAGTAGTGCCAGATATTAGTTTTTTGCAGGAGATAAAGAAGGATATACTTGCTATTATAATAACTCATGCCCATGAAGATCACCTAGGAGCAGTACAATATTTGTGGGAAGAGGTAAAATTACCAATTTACACTTCTAAATTTACAGGCGCATTTTTAATTGAAAAACTAAAAGAGTATAAATTAGATAAAGTTGTACCAATTAAAATAGAAGAAGCGAGGAAGCCTTTTAAGATAGGTCCTTTTGATATTGAATTATTTGAAATTAACCACTCCGTGCCAGAGATGAATGCTGCCATAATTTCAACTCCTGAAGGTAATGTTTTTCACACAGGTGATTGGAAGTTTGATAATAATCCTGTAATAGGGAAAGCGGATGATTATAGTGAAATAGCCAAAGTTGGTAAAATGGGTATCTCTGCAATGGTCTGCGATTCAACTAATGTCTTTAGTGAAGGCTCATGTGGATCTGAGGGTGATTTGCAAAAAAGTGTTATAGATATTGTTAAGCAGCAAAACAACCTTGTTGTAGTTGCAACATTTGCTTCAAATTTATCTAGGGTAATTACCATTATAAAAGCTGCGCAAGTAGCCAAAAGAAAAATAGTAATTTGCGGTAGAGCCTTAGAAAGAATTATTAAAATTGGTGCTGATTTAGGTTATATTAAAGATATGTCTGATTTTATTGATCGCAGTCAGATAAAGAGTCATCCACGTAATAAATTATTAATAATGGCTACAGGTTGCCAAGGTGAGGATAGGGCGGCAATTAGAAGAATCGCGCATGATATATACCCAAATGTTAGATTGCAAAAGAATGATACTGTAATTTTCTCATCAAAAATTATACCAGGTAATGAATTAAAGATTGGTAAAGTATTAAACCAATTAGCAAAAAAACAAATTCATATTCTAACTGAAAAAGATCATTTTGTACACGTATCTGGTCATCCATATCGAGACGATCTTAAAAAGATGTATGAGCTGGTCAAGCCACAAACAGCAATTCCTGTGCATGGCGAAATTATGCATATTAATGAGCATGCAAATTTTGCAGAAAATATGGGTGTAAAAAATATATTAAGAGTAACTAATGGCTCAGTAGTAATATTAGACAAAAAATCACCACAAATAATTGGTGAGGTTAAAACTGGTTATTTAGGTGTAGATGGAAATAGTTTGCTAGATATTAATAGCAGTGTATTTAAGCAAAGAAACCACATTGCTAGTAATGGCATAGTAATTGTAAATATTCAGATATCAAAATCAGGAAAATTATTAGAAAAGCCTATAATAAGGGGGCCTGGTCTGTTTCATAATGATCTAGATGTTGATATTATTCATTATTTAACTGATAGATTGGCAAATAATTTAACCAAGAATTTACCAGCCTACATTAGAAAAGATAAGAAGGGTAAAAATATTATTATAAAGGAGAATGCGATAATTGCAGATGTAGTTACAGATCTTAAAAAACTACTAGCTCAAAGTATTAATAAAAAGCCTGCTATAGAAGTATTTGTTTCTAGCTTTTAA